One Capsicum annuum cultivar UCD-10X-F1 chromosome 2, UCD10Xv1.1, whole genome shotgun sequence genomic window carries:
- the LOC107858817 gene encoding uncharacterized protein LOC107858817, whose amino-acid sequence MSSEIASDMAWHHDQRVKDGVLRHPVDSEAWKYFDRSNSGFARDPCNVRLGLAADGINPFGNLSVSHSTWPVVTTVYNLPPWMCMKEPYCFLSLLIPGPKAPGNDIDVYLEALINELRELWYCGVNTFDASRKENFYMRAALLWTIIDFPAYANLSGWSIKGTLACPSCNEDTPSTQLKYGHKFSYMGAWRSNKRDFNGEVERRPTSKNSIWRRCFTPAAYSTLGDMKFGKTQKKRKYEKGKDTHNWRKKSIFFRLPYWKNNLLPHNLDVMHVEKNVCDNVIGTFLDIEGKTKDNLNARRDLKEMGIRKDLHPTQRDGRWYYSATCYSLSSEEKSKVCK is encoded by the coding sequence ATGTCATCAGAAATAGCTTCAGACATGGCATGGCATCATGATCAACGTGTGAAAGATGGGGTTCTTAGACATCCAGTGGACTCTGAAGCGTGGAAATATTTTGATAGATCTAATTCGGGATTCGCTAGAGATCCTTGTAATGTTAGACTTGGATTAGCAGCTGATGGAATAAATCCTTTTGGTAACTTAAGTGTTTCTCATAGCACTTGGCCAGTAGTTACGACTGTATATAATTTACCTCCTTGGATGTGCATGAAAGAACCATATTGCTTCTTGTCTTTGTTGATACCTGGTCCTAAAGCTCCTGGAAATGATATTGATGTGTACTTAGAGGCATTGATTAATGAGTTACGAGAATTATGGTATTGTGGAGTCAATACATTTGATGCTTCAAGGAAAGAGAATTTTTATATGCGGGCAGCACTTTTATGGACTATAATTGATTTTCCTGCTTATGCAAACTTGTCTGGATGGAGCATAAAGGGAACTTTGGCTTGCCCTTCATGCAACGAAGACACTCCATCTACTCAATTAAAGTATGGTCATAAGTTTTCTTACATGGGTGCTTGGCGGAGTAATAAACGTGATTTTAATGGAGAAGTAGAAAGAAGAcccacatccaaaaattctaTCTGGAGACGATGTTTTACGCCAGCTGCTTACTCTACTCTAGGAGATATGAAATTTGGTAAGACCCAGAAAAAAAGAAAGTACGAAAAAGGTAAAGACACTCATAACTGGAGAAAGAAAAGCATCTTTTTTAGGCTTCCTTACTGGAAAAATAATCTACTACCCCATAATTTAGATGTGATGCATGTTGAAAAGAATGTGTGTGATAATGTTATTGGGACATTTTTAGATAttgaaggaaaaacaaaagaCAATTTAAATGCTCGTCGTGATTTGAAGGAAATGGGCATAAGAAAGGATTTACATCCCACTCAAAGAGATGGAAGATGGTATTATTCAGCAACATGTTATTCTTTATCATCAGAGGAAAAGTCTAAAGTATGTAAgtga